Genomic window (Desulforhopalus sp.):
TCCGGCAATGGGCTTATAAATCAGCGAATAGGCAATAAAACAGGGAAACACCCCGAGGTTGAAGATGTTGCAGCCGAGCGCCAGCAGGCCGCCGTCGGCAAAAAACAGGGCCTGGACAGTGAGCACCGAGGCGATGGTGAGAAAGGCGGCGTGAGGACCGAGCAGTATGGCGAGGATCATTCCACCGCCGAGATGGCCGGAGGAACCCGTACCCGGGATGGTAAAATTGATCATCTGGGCGGCAAAGATAAAGGCGCCAAGTACCCCCATCAAGGGGATCTTCCTGTCGTCGAGACCGGCCTGGACCTTTTTGCCGCAATAGGCGATTGTTCCGGCGGTGGCGATCCACAAAGTGCCGCCAACTGCGGGAGAGAGAAGGGCGTCGGCCATATGCATGGTGGCTTCTCCAAAGAAAGGGTGTGTCGTCGTGCAGCCCACGGTCGCGGCAGATACTTGCGGCGGAGTCGCGGTAGATGATGTTATAAAAAATTCGTTTGTAACACTGAACGTATTACAGAAATTTCGTTCGTGTGTCAAAGGGAAAAATTCAGAGAAGGGCGGCCTGTGTCCTTTTGTGACCTGCCGCGGCAATGTACGCCTATCCTCTTAAGCCGGCAATTCCCAGCTGATCAGGAGCTGGGTGGCTAATGGGCAGGGCTGTAGACGTAGAACAGGATAGCGAAAAAATGGGCAGCGCTGCCAGCCATGACAAAGAGGTGCCAGATGGCGTGGTTGTACGAGAGCTTTTTCCAGACGTAGAAGATGACCCCGAGTGAGTACAGCAACCCACCGGCAACGAGGAGGATGAGGCCGCCCGTGGCCAGGGAGGCAACGAGCGGTTTGCCGGCGATGACCACCAGCCAGCCCATCCCCAGGTAGAGGAGTATCGACAGCCAGCTGATTCTCCGTGGCAGCACTACCTCCAGCACCAGGCCGCAGACGGCCATCCCCCACACCAGACCAAAAAGGGTCCAGCCCCAGCCGCCGCGCAGGGTCACCAGGGTCAAGGGCGTGTAGGTGCCGGCGATAAGAACGTAAATCATCGAATGATCAAGTTTTTGGAATATCCGCTTCAGATTTGGGCTGGATATCAAATGATAGAGAGTGGATGCCAGGTAGAGGAGAATGAGGCTGCTCCCGTACACCGCGGCGCTGACGATATGCCAGCTGTTGCCGTAGCGGATGGCGGCGATGAGCAGAAAGACCAGGCCAACAATGGCCAGGCCGGTGCCTATGCCGTGGCTGATGCCGTGGGCAAGCTCTTCCTTAAAGGAGTATTTTGAGGTTTGTTGCGAACTGGACATAGAGGGGGAGTCTGTGTGGCGATGGTGTTCGGTGTTCGGCCTATGGCTCAGATGAATTATTGTCGGCTGTCATACCGCAAGGGCATAATTTTCGTTTGAGCAGGCGAGCTGCTCAACAGAGCTTTAGAGGACGTCTTCATCGTCGACGATGATCGTTTCATTCTTGATACGCTGGCGGATTTGCTTACGGTAGAAAATCTTTTCCTGGGCCTCATGGGGAAGTTCGGAAAACATGATGAGGTTTTTTTTAATCAATACATCAATGAGATCCTCGACGATACGGACGATACCGCTATCCATCATGGCGAGGAGTTCGAGCATTGAATCCTTCGAGGCGTTAGCAGAAAGAAATTCGAGAATATCACTCCCCGAGGCTGCTGCTGTTTCCTTCTCCAGCTCGCCGGCATCCCGCTTTACCGCAATGATTTCACCCTGTTCATTTCTTTCTATGTACAACATGGTAAGGCTCCTCTGCGAACGGGTCTTGATGGTTCCGCTACGGAAATCAAGGGTCAGTCATTCGAGTAACATAAAGAGCATCTTGTGCCAATGGAAAAATCAGTATCCTCACCCCGGTACTGGTGAACTGCCCCTAATCGGCATAAGAGATCAGCATTTTTTCTTCCTAAAAAATATTTTTTTGGATCAAAAGTAAAAAAGATTGGGGAGATTTTTTTTATCTAACTTCCCAGTCTTCTTGATATATCCATGTATAAATAGGGTCTCTGGGGTAACATAAGAATATTTCCTAGTACCAAAGTACAATACCAATCCCTTGTGGCCAGCCATATCCTGAGATCAAGTAGAGCGTATATGTAGCACGAAACCAAAGCATGGAGGGAATCAAAATGGCTACTGCAAATATTAATCAAGGTGATGGTTCAGGTAATCTCTTAGTGGGAAAGGTGCTGGTTGCCCACGGTTCGGTACAGGCCCAATCGGCAAATAGCGCTATCAGGGTGCTGCAGCCAGGCAGTCCGATTTTTATGAACGATCGGATTATAACTGGCAACGAAGGCATGATCAGCATCCTTTTCAACGATGCGGCGGGTACCCAACTGGATCTTGGGCGGATGTCCGATGTGGTCATCGATGACGATGTCTTTCAGGAGGCAGGAGCTGAAGGCCCCGCCAGCTTCAGCGAGGCGACCGCCGAGGTGGAGCAGGTGCAGGAGGCCTTGATCGCCGGTGAGTTTGACCCGACCACCGATTTCGAGCCGACGGCGGCCGGACCGGCAGCCGGAGGACCGGCCAGTGACGGCGGCGGCAGTTCCTATGTTGAGTTCGCACTTACCGGTGAGGCGGTTACACCGACATCCGGAGCGGAGACGACCGGCGTTGGCCTCAATTTCCTCGACCCACAGATACTCCAGTTTGAGGAGGCACCTGTGGCGCCATTGGCCGATGTGCCCGACGAGCCGCCACCACCACCACCACCACCGGAGGATTTTGCCCCGTCAGCCGGTGACTACAGCAGCTTCGTTGAAGAGCGTGGCCTCCCCGAAGGTACCGATGGCCCTGATGGTTCCCTTACCACCACTGCCGGAACCTTTGCCGACCTGGGCATTGATTTCGGTGGAGATGGGGCCGGCTCGGTGTCCTTCACCCATGGTGCCGTTACCGTTCCGGTGGTTTTGGACGGCAACCCGGCCACCTCCACCGTTCTCGCCGGAACCTATGGAACTCTCACTATCTTTGGCAATGGCACCTGGCAGTACGAGATCACCGATAATACCATCGTCCATTCCGGCATCAACCTTGTCGGCGCGGCAGACTTCGTGCCTGACAACTTTACCTTCACGGTATTTGACTCGGACGGCGATAGTGATGGTGGTACCTTGACCATCAATGTATATGATGATGGTCCGGTCGCCGCCATTGAGGTGGAAGGCATTGCCGCCACCGTCGAAGAGGACGATATGACCGGCGTGCCGGGTGGTGACCAGTCGCTGGGCAACAATGATGACGGTTCGACCGACTTCGACGAGGCCTCAAGCACCAGCTTTGGCTCGG
Coding sequences:
- a CDS encoding hemolysin III family protein → MSSSQQTSKYSFKEELAHGISHGIGTGLAIVGLVFLLIAAIRYGNSWHIVSAAVYGSSLILLYLASTLYHLISSPNLKRIFQKLDHSMIYVLIAGTYTPLTLVTLRGGWGWTLFGLVWGMAVCGLVLEVVLPRRISWLSILLYLGMGWLVVIAGKPLVASLATGGLILLVAGGLLYSLGVIFYVWKKLSYNHAIWHLFVMAGSAAHFFAILFYVYSPAH